Proteins from one Pseudomonas sp. KBS0710 genomic window:
- the dsbD gene encoding protein-disulfide reductase DsbD: MRYLFTFLLVLFAGFAQAAPGNPFETKPDFLPVGKAFTFTSERLESGETQLYWQIADGYYLYQQRMKFDGLAEKPVLPQGEAHSDEFFGEQQVYRQGLEVKIPAGATGQLKLGWQGCADAGLCYPPQSITVDLGGNPAVAATAQAQDQSLASGLQQRSLGWSLLVFFGLGLLLAFAPCSLPMLPILAGLVVGSGASPRRGFALASSYVVCMALVYAALGVLAALLGGNLAALLQTPWILGSFAALFVILALPMFGFFELQLPAFLRDRLDNVSRQQSGGSLVGAGILGALSGLLVGPCMTAPLAGALLYIAQSGNALHGGLILFAMGIGIGIPLLLLVTVGNRFLPKPGTWMNVLKGIFGFLFLGTAVLMIRPVVGESLWLGLWGALALVMAYCGWTLAREYGLAAKVFGAGSLVLGLWGALLVVGAAGGSDDLWQPLKVYSGSKVAAAPSAHDAFMTINDPAVLQSQLDSAKAQGQWVLVDYYADWCVSCKIMEKQVFGQPQVMDALKDVRLLRLDVTADNAASRELLGRYKVPGPPSFVWIGPDGEERRAQRITGEVDAAAFLQRWTQTRDAR, translated from the coding sequence ATGCGGTATCTGTTTACCTTTCTGCTGGTGTTATTCGCAGGGTTCGCCCAGGCCGCGCCGGGCAATCCATTCGAGACCAAACCCGATTTTTTGCCGGTGGGCAAAGCGTTCACCTTTACCTCCGAGCGTCTTGAAAGCGGCGAAACCCAGCTGTATTGGCAGATTGCCGACGGATATTACCTTTATCAGCAGCGCATGAAGTTCGACGGCCTGGCTGAAAAACCCGTGCTGCCGCAAGGCGAAGCCCACAGCGATGAGTTCTTCGGCGAGCAGCAAGTGTACCGCCAGGGCCTGGAAGTGAAGATCCCGGCCGGCGCCACCGGCCAGCTCAAGCTCGGCTGGCAGGGCTGCGCCGATGCCGGCCTGTGCTACCCGCCGCAATCAATCACTGTAGACCTGGGCGGCAACCCGGCCGTTGCGGCGACCGCACAAGCTCAGGACCAAAGCCTGGCCAGCGGCCTGCAACAGCGCAGCCTGGGTTGGAGCCTGCTGGTGTTCTTCGGCCTGGGCCTGCTGCTGGCATTTGCCCCGTGCTCGCTGCCGATGCTGCCGATCCTCGCGGGCCTGGTGGTCGGCAGCGGCGCCAGCCCCCGTCGCGGCTTTGCCCTGGCCAGCAGCTATGTGGTGTGCATGGCGCTGGTGTATGCGGCGCTCGGCGTACTGGCCGCGCTGCTGGGCGGCAACCTTGCCGCCCTCCTGCAAACGCCGTGGATCCTCGGCAGCTTTGCCGCGCTGTTTGTGATCCTGGCCCTGCCGATGTTCGGCTTCTTTGAACTGCAACTGCCGGCCTTCCTGCGTGATCGCCTGGACAATGTCAGCCGTCAGCAAAGCGGTGGCAGCCTGGTCGGCGCCGGTATTCTCGGTGCGCTGTCCGGCCTGTTGGTCGGCCCATGCATGACCGCGCCGCTGGCGGGCGCCCTGCTGTATATCGCCCAGAGCGGCAACGCGCTGCACGGCGGTTTGATCCTGTTCGCCATGGGCATCGGCATCGGCATTCCACTGTTGCTGCTGGTGACCGTGGGCAACCGCTTCCTGCCCAAGCCGGGCACCTGGATGAACGTGCTCAAGGGCATCTTCGGCTTCCTGTTCCTCGGCACCGCCGTGCTGATGATCCGCCCGGTGGTCGGCGAAAGCCTGTGGCTCGGCCTGTGGGGCGCCTTGGCGCTGGTGATGGCCTACTGCGGCTGGACACTGGCCCGCGAATACGGGCTGGCGGCCAAGGTATTCGGCGCCGGCTCGCTGGTGCTGGGCCTGTGGGGCGCGCTGCTGGTGGTAGGAGCGGCCGGTGGCAGCGACGACCTGTGGCAACCGTTGAAGGTCTACAGCGGCTCGAAGGTCGCTGCTGCGCCGAGCGCCCACGACGCGTTCATGACCATCAACGACCCGGCCGTGCTGCAAAGCCAGCTCGACAGCGCCAAGGCCCAGGGCCAATGGGTGCTGGTGGACTACTACGCCGACTGGTGTGTGTCGTGCAAGATCATGGAAAAACAAGTCTTCGGCCAACCCCAGGTGATGGACGCGCTTAAAGACGTGCGCCTGTTGCGCCTGGACGTCACCGCCGACAACGCCGCCAGCCGCGAGCTGCTCGGGCGCTACAAGGTGCCGGGGCCACCGAGCTTCGTGTGGATCGGCCCGGACGGTGAAGAACGTCGCGCCCAACGCATCACCGGCGAAGTGGATGCCGCCGCCTTCCTGCAACGCTGGACGCAAACCCGGGACGCGCGCTGA
- the dsbG gene encoding thiol:disulfide interchange protein DsbG codes for MPRLRHLLTLLPLTLAATLAQAEDWPAPIKQIEAKGAKILGKFDAPSGLTGYAAQYQNRGMALYLTADGKSVLAGNLYDAQGNDLSSAPLEKLVYAPMAKEVWAKMEHSNWIQDGDKNAPRIVYLFSDPNCPYCNMFWEQARPWVKAGKVQLRHIMVGIIREDSPGKSAALLAAKDPQKALEAHEAAGKGSKLQALDKIPADIEAKLDANMKLMEELELSATPAIFYRDDKGGLQQQQGAPSPDKLVKILGPK; via the coding sequence ATGCCAAGACTCCGCCACCTGCTGACCCTGCTGCCGCTGACACTCGCGGCCACACTGGCCCAGGCCGAAGACTGGCCGGCGCCGATCAAACAGATCGAAGCCAAGGGCGCCAAGATCCTCGGCAAGTTCGACGCGCCCAGCGGCCTCACTGGTTACGCTGCGCAATACCAGAACCGTGGCATGGCCCTGTACCTGACCGCCGACGGTAAAAGTGTGCTGGCCGGTAACCTGTACGACGCCCAAGGCAATGACCTGAGCAGCGCGCCGCTGGAAAAACTGGTGTACGCGCCGATGGCCAAGGAAGTCTGGGCCAAGATGGAACACAGCAACTGGATCCAGGACGGCGACAAAAACGCGCCGCGCATCGTCTACCTGTTCAGTGACCCCAACTGCCCGTACTGCAACATGTTCTGGGAACAGGCACGCCCGTGGGTCAAGGCCGGCAAGGTGCAATTGCGCCACATCATGGTCGGCATCATTCGCGAAGACAGCCCAGGCAAATCCGCCGCGCTGCTGGCCGCCAAAGACCCGCAAAAAGCCCTGGAAGCACACGAAGCCGCCGGCAAGGGCAGCAAATTGCAGGCGCTGGACAAGATCCCGGCAGATATCGAAGCCAAGCTCGATGCCAACATGAAGCTGATGGAAGAGCTGGAACTGTCGGCAACACCGGCGATTTTCTATCGGGATGACAAGGGCGGCTTGCAGCAACAGCAAGGCGCGCCGTCGCCAGACAAACTGGTGAAGATTCTCGGCCCGAAATAA
- a CDS encoding TlpA disulfide reductase family protein — protein sequence MLTLTIGTFAIALNHILLISALILATLAGWRVAKRGGENPESVLFSLFLLGMLVARLSFVLMYWSDYSHDPLQMVDLRDGGFLPWPGVIALVLGAVFYGWRRPAMRTPLSAGVVTGLVFWGLTSVSLSLYDKGSQLPDITLRNANGDVVQLADYKGGPLVINLWATWCPPCRREMPVLERAQHQRPDVTFLFVNQAESMQSVSTFLATQGLTLDNVLFDASGRLGQAVGSMALPTTLFYQADGRLINSHLGELSQASLARAMEPFDTAPAATRKPTCQDSATC from the coding sequence ATGCTGACCCTGACCATCGGTACGTTCGCCATCGCCCTGAATCACATCCTGCTGATCAGCGCGCTGATCCTCGCCACACTGGCGGGCTGGCGCGTGGCCAAGCGCGGCGGTGAGAACCCCGAATCGGTGCTGTTCAGCCTATTTTTGCTGGGCATGCTGGTGGCGCGCTTAAGCTTTGTACTGATGTACTGGAGCGACTACAGCCACGACCCACTGCAAATGGTCGACCTGCGCGACGGCGGCTTCCTGCCCTGGCCCGGCGTGATCGCGCTGGTGCTGGGCGCCGTGTTCTACGGCTGGCGCCGCCCGGCCATGCGCACACCCCTGAGTGCCGGGGTGGTCACCGGGCTGGTGTTCTGGGGCCTGACCAGCGTGTCCCTGAGCCTTTACGACAAGGGCTCGCAACTGCCGGACATCACCTTGCGCAATGCCAATGGCGACGTGGTGCAACTGGCCGACTACAAAGGCGGCCCGCTGGTGATCAACCTCTGGGCCACCTGGTGCCCGCCGTGCCGCCGTGAAATGCCGGTGCTGGAGCGCGCACAGCACCAACGGCCGGACGTGACCTTCCTGTTCGTCAACCAGGCCGAAAGCATGCAAAGCGTCAGCACCTTTCTCGCCACCCAAGGCCTGACCCTCGACAACGTGCTGTTTGATGCCAGCGGCCGCCTCGGCCAGGCCGTGGGCTCCATGGCCCTGCCGACAACGTTGTTCTACCAAGCCGATGGGCGCCTGATCAACAGCCACCTGGGCGAACTGTCCCAGGCCAGCCTGGCCCGTGCCATGGAACCCTTCGACACTGCCCCTGCTGCCACAAGGAAACCGACATGCCAAGACTCCGCCACCTGCTGA